The Glycine soja cultivar W05 unplaced genomic scaffold, ASM419377v2 Super-Scaffold_81, whole genome shotgun sequence genome has a segment encoding these proteins:
- the LOC114404103 gene encoding uncharacterized protein LOC114404103 — translation MERIADKIKIIDGSKETLKLAVRIIDLWFVGTPGRSEQAEMIIVDSDDDQIHVVCKQDQLKAWKMDLKEGCTYVMHNFKVTKNDGQYRVCDHPYKLTFIGVTVVRQYGLDGLPLKKYRFVDFSDIIVGQLQFDLLVDIIGVVDEVVFHHISPRSKRVVFKLMNLSNKLVSFTLLDDYCVQFLEYLDQHENEGPIIVLLTNARIKEGQGSYPCSISNSLKDSKLTINEPLAPIEEFNQKYLPPIEFACVTVGTITRIVMDNHSWCYPSCIQCYKKIDVYPEPFVCPFGKHNDRVVLRYRVEVMVNYKDENTKFLLWDRQCTELIRQSADEVNSLKIETCSKIEATTPFDSNDPVHDECTDPLIGLPLTPTKRQPFNECDDEARSSQISPAQLSSNKLAKHEKIE, via the exons ATGGAACGTATTGCTGACAAGATAAAAATCATCGACGGATCTAAAGAAACTCTGAAACTTGCTGTAAGGATAATCGATCTCTGGTTTGTTGGGACACCGGGCAGGTCTGAACAAGCTGAGATGATCATTGTTGACTCTGAC GATGATCAGATCCACGTGGTTTGTAAGCAAGACCAGTTAAAGGCATGGAAAATGGATTTGAAGGAAGGTTGTACTTATGTGATGCACAATTTTAAAGTCACCAAGAATGATGGACAGTACAGAGTTTGTGATCATCCATATAAATTGACATTTATTGGAGTTACGGTTGTCAGACAGTATGGCTTAGATGGCCTTCCTTTAAAAAAGTATAGATTTGTAGATTTTTCGGATATCATTGTTGGCCAATTACAGTTTGACCTATTAGTAG ACATCATTGGTGTTGTTGACGAGGTTGTCTTTCATCATATTTCACCCAGAAGTAAGAGAGTTGTTTTTAAGCTTATGAATTTGAG TAACAAATTGGTGTCTTTCACTCTATTAGACGATTATTGTGTCCAATTTCTGGAATATTTGGATCAGCATGAGAATGAAGGGCCTATTATTGTGTTGTTGACCAATGCAAGAATTAAAGAGGGCCAGG GATCCTATCCATGCTCGATTAGCAATTCTTTGAAGGATTCTAAATTGACTATTAATGAGCCACTAGCACCAATTGAAGAATTCAATCAGAAGTATTTGCCTCCTatt GAGTTTGCTTGTGTTACTGTTGGTACAATCACAAGGATTGTTATGGACAATCATTCATGGTGTTATCCATCTTGCATTCAGTGCTATAAGAAAATAGATGTCTATCCAGAACCATTTGTGTGCCCATTTGGCAAACATAATGATCGGGTTGTGCTTAG ATATAGAGTTGAAGTCATGGTCAATTATAAAgatgaaaacacaaaatttcTCCTGTGGGATCGTCAATGCACTGAATTGATTAGGCAGTCAGCTGATGAAGTCAACAGCCTCAAAATAGAA ACATGTTCAAAGATTGAAGCTACAACACCGTTTGATTCCAATGATCCTGTCCACGATGAATGC ACCGATCCACTTATTGGACTTCCCTTGACACCAACAAAACGACAGCCATTTAATGAATGTGATGATGAAGCAAGAAGCTCCCAGATTTCACCAGCTCAGCTATCGTCCAACAAATTAGCAAAACATGAGAAGATAGAATAG
- the LOC114404097 gene encoding class V chitinase-like: MANSKNNLILVSTLLMLLQLHFTPSKAAIKGGYWYSESGLAVSNINPSHFTHLFCAFAHLDPNTNKVTISSSDSSQFSTFTQTLQAKNPSVKTLLSIGGGFGPSLAANFSRMARQANTRKSFIDSSIQQARSNNFLGLDLDWEYPSSDTDKTNFASLIKEWKEAVTKESRTSGKAPLLLSAAVAGSDQITPLKYYPGKDVANNLDFVNVMAYDLFTSEGYPTVTQPPAPWNNPRGQFSAEQGVTEWNKTLGVPLNKLNLGLPFYGYKWSLSDSNKNGLFAPAKQGLGAVKYKDIKNVAAQVVFDSTYVTNYCFKGTDWFGYDDTQSISAKVVNAKQKGLVGYFAWHIEQDSNWALSQAASQAWGM, encoded by the exons ATGGCCAACTCGAAGAACAATTTAATTCTAGTTTCCACTCTCCTTATGTTGCTTCAACTCCACTTCACCCCATCAAAAGCCGCCATCAAAGGAGGCTACTGGTACTCCGAAAGTGGCCTTGCAGTTTCCAACATTAACCCCTCTCATTTCACCCACCTCTTCTGTGCATTTGCCCACCTCGACCCCAACACCAACAAAGTCACCATTTCCTCGTCAGACTCATCTCAGTTCTCAACCTTCACTCAAACCCTCCAAGCAAAGAACCCTTCAGTGAAGACCCTTTTGTCCATAGGCGGCGGTTTCGGTCCTTCTTTGGCTGCAAATTTCTCCAGAATGGCAAGACAAGCCAACACCAGAAAATCATTCATAGACTCTTCGATCCAACAAGCCAGATCGAACAACTTCCTCGGACTTGACCTAGATTGGGAGTACCCTTCCTCGGACACAGACAAGACCAACTTTGCATCACTCATCAAGGAGTGGAAAGAAGCTGTGACCAAAGAGTCTAGAACCTCTGGAAAGGCACCACTGCTCTTATCTGCTGCTGTGGCTGGCTCTGACCAGATCACACCTTTAAAATACTACCCAGGAAAAGACGTAGCCAACAACTTGGACTTTGTCAATGTTATGGCCTATGACCTTTTCACCTCAGAAGGGTACCCCACAGTGACACAGCCACCTGCTCCTTGGAACAACCCTAGAGGCCAATTCAGTGCAGAACAAGGGGTCACGGAATGGAACAAAACTTTAGGGGTGCCCTTAAACAAACTGAATCTGGGTTTGCCCTTTTATGGTTACAAGTGGAGTTTGTCAgattctaataaaaatggactctTTGCACCGGCCAAGCAGGGACTTGGGGCAGTGAAGTACAAGGATATCAAGAATGTTGCGGCGCAGGTTGTGTTTGATTCCACTTATGTTACCAATTACTGCTTCAAAGGGACCGATTGGTTTGGCTATGACGACACTCAGAGTATATCTGCAAAGGTTGTTAATGCAAAACAAAAGGGATTGGTTGGATATTTTGCTTGGCATATTGAACAAGATAGCAACTGGGCTCTTTCTCAAGCCG CTTCTCAAGCATGGGGAATGTAG